Proteins from a genomic interval of Arachis hypogaea cultivar Tifrunner chromosome 10, arahy.Tifrunner.gnm2.J5K5, whole genome shotgun sequence:
- the LOC112717150 gene encoding pentatricopeptide repeat-containing protein At2g15820, chloroplastic: protein MRTSTHTLSLSLSLSLSLSHLRHSPCRISLPPPLLSRRPRQFPRLSASSGTSAASVQQQEEEYESLLPEIEAFEFERSAGAAEDMRKVSSAAEVEVKELNELPEEWRRARLAWLCKDLPAHKSTAVKILNGQRKWMRQEDATYLAVHCMRIRENETAFRVYKWMMQQSWYRFDFALATKLADFLGRDRKFSKCREVFDDIINQGRVPSESTFHILVVAYLSAPVQGCLDEACSIYNRMIQLGGYQPRLSLHNSLFKALVSKPGMLSKHYLRQAEFVYHHLVTSGFQVHKDIYGGLIWLHSYQDSVDKERIDEIREEMVRAGIEQGGEVLISILRVCAKVGDAEEAEKTWSKLLQLEIDPPPHAFVYKMEVYSKVGMPKKSLEIFKEMQEKLETTSAAAYNKIIEILCKAQELESAESIMTEFLNSGLKPLTPSYISLLNMYYNLELHDKLEEAFFQCQEKCRHSCTVYSIYLDSLVKVGNLEKAENIFNQMNRDGSVGVNGRSCNIILSGYLSSGNHLKAAKIYDFMCLKKYEIEAPLMEKLDHLLSLNRKVVKRPMSLKLTKEQREILIGLLLGGLQIDSDDQRKNHTIRFDFKVNSSYHYVLKSHIHRQFYEWLHPSFKPSGDIDNEKIPNKFCTIASSHFGFYAEQFWSKGQPTIPTLVHRWLSPCVLAYWYMYGGCRNSSGDILLKIKGRREGVENIVRKFKAMSLDCKVKRKGRVFWIGFLGSNSSSFWKLVEPYVLEDVRVFPEAGDHTLEGGSMENENINFNSDSD, encoded by the exons atgCGCACTTCCACCCACaccctctcactctcactctccctctccctctccctctcacATCTCCGCCACTCCCCCTGCCGCATCTCCCTTCCGCCTCCGTTACTTTCCCGCCGTCCCCGCCAATTTCCCCGCCTCTCCGCTTCCTCCGGCACTTCCGCCGCCTCCgtacaacaacaagaagaagagtaTGAATCGCTGCTGCCGGAAATCGAGGCGTTCGAATTCGAGAGAAGCGCGGGGGCGGCGGAAGATATGAGGAAGGTGTCAAGTGCGGCGGAGGTAGAGGTGAAGGAGCTGAATGAGCTGCCGGAGGAGTGGCGAAGGGCGAGGCTGGCGTGGCTGTGCAAGGACCTTCCGGCTCACAAGTCGACGGCTGTGAAGATACTGAATGGGCAGAGGAAATGGATGAGGCAGGAAGATGCCACGTATCTCGCCGTCCATTGCATGCGCATTCGCGAGAATGAAACTGCTTTTAGG GTATACAAGTGGATGATGCAACAGAGTTGGTACCGATTTGATTTTGCTCTTGCCACTAAGCTAGCTGATTTTCTTGGTAGAGACCGAAAGTTTTCAAAGTGCCGCGAGGTATTTGATGATATTATCAATCAAGGTCGTGTTCCTAgtgagtcaactttccatataTTAGTTGTTGCTTATCTTAGTGCTCCTGTTCAAGGTTGTTTGGATGAAGCATGCAGCATTTACAATCGTATGATTCAGTTGGGTGGTTACCAGCCTCGTCTCAGCTTGCATAATTCCCTCTTCAAAGCTCTTGTCAGCAAACCCGGGATGCTTTCGAAACATTACCTTAGGCAAGCTGAGTTTGTATATCATCATTTGGTTACAAGCGGTTTTCAAGTGCATAAAGATATTTATGGTGGCTTAATTTGGCTGCATAGTTATCAGGATTCCGTAGATAAAGAACGGATAGATGAAATAAGGGAAGAGATGGTACGTGCCGGAATTGAGCAGGGAGGGGAGGTGCTAATATCCATCTTGAGGGTTTGTGCAAAGGTGGGGGATGCGGAGGAAGCTGAGAAGACTTGGTCCAAACTTCTTCAGCTTGAGATTGATCCCCCGCCTCATGCGTTTGTGTATAAAATGGAAGTCTACTCGAAGGTTGGTATGCCTAAGAAGTCTTTGGAGATATTTAAAGAGATGCAGGAGAAACTAGAGACAACAAGTGCTGCAGCATATAACAAAATAATAGAGATACTATGCAAAGCACAAGAATTGGAATCTGCGGAATCCATTATGACAGAATTTTTGAATAGTGGTTTGAAGCCACTGACACCATCTTATATTAGTTTACTAAACATGTACTACAATTTGGAATTACATGATAAACTCGAAGAGGCATTCTTCCAGTGCCAGGAGAAATGTCGTCATAGCTGTACTGTATACAGTATATATTTGGATTCATTGGTGAAGGTTGGTAATCTTGAAAAGGCTGAGAATATATTTAACCAAATGAATCGCGATGGATCTGTCGGTGTTAATGGCCGATCATGCAACATTATCTTGAGTGGATACCTGTCCTCTGGAAATCACTTGAAGGCTGCAAAGATCTATGACTTCATGTGCCTGAAAAAGTACGAGATTGAAGCCCCATTGATGGAAAAGCTTGACCATCTCTTGAGCTTGAATAGGAAAGTTGTTAAAAGACCAATGAGCCTGAAGCTAACCAAAGAGCAGAGGGAAATATTAATTGGGTTGCTTTTGGGTGGTTTGCAGATTGATTCTGATGACCAAAGGAAGAATCACACTATCCGTTTCGATTTTAAGGTTAATTCTAGCTACCATTATGTCCTGAAGAGTCATATACATCGCCAGTTCTATGAGTGGCTGCATCCTTCTTTTAAGCCGAGTGGTGACATTGACAATGAGAAGATACCAAACAAGTTTTGTACCATTGCGAGCTCTCATTTTGGCTTCTATGCAGAACAGTTTTGGTCAAAGGGTCAGCCAACGATTCCAACACTTGTCCATAGGTGGTTGTCACCATGTGTTCTTGCATACTGGTACATGTATGGAGGCTGTCGAAATTCGTCAGGGGATATCCTGCTGAAGATAAAGGGAAGGCGCGAGGGGGTTGAGAACATTGTCAGAAAGTTCAAAGCCATGTCCTTGGACTGTAAGGTAAAGAGGAAAGGGAGGGTATTTTGGATTGGTTTTCTGGGAAGCAATTCATCTTCCTTCTGGAAATTGGTTGAACCTTATGTTTTAGAAGATGTAAGGGTGTTTCCTGAAGCAGGTGACCACACATTGGAGGGGGGTTCAATGGAAAATGAGAACATTAATTTCAATAGTGATTCTGACTGA
- the LOC112717152 gene encoding peptidyl-prolyl cis-trans isomerase CYP40: MGRPRCFLDISIGDELEGRIVIELFDDVVPKTAENFRALCIGNKGIAPNTHVPLHFKGSCFHRVIKGFMIQGGDISAGDGTGGESIYGLKFEDENFELKHERKGMLSMANCGPNTNGSQFFITTTRTPHLDGKHVVFGKVVKGMGVVRSVEHVTTGDNDRPTLDVKIVDCGEIPEGEDDGILDFFKDGDTFPDWPADLDERPDELQWWMYAVDSIKTFGNGYYKKQDYKMAQRKYRKALRYLDVCWEKEGIDGEKSIALRKTKSQIFTNSSACKLKLGDLKGALFDAEFALREEDNNVKALFRQGQAHMALHDIDAAVESFKNALVLEPNDAGIKKELAAARKKVADRRDQEKKAYSKMFQ, translated from the exons ATGGGAAGACCAAGGTGCTTTTTGGACATTAGCATTGGAGACGAATTAGAAGGAAGAATAGTGATTGAACTCTTCGATGACGTGGTTCCCAAAACCGCTGAGAATTTTAGGGCTCTCTGCATTGGCAACAAAGGCATTGCTCCTAACACTCATGTGCCCCTTCATTTCAAG GGTTCTTGCTTTCACCGTGTTATTAAGGGCTTTATGATCCAAGGAGGTGATATATCTGCTGGAGATGGTACTGGAGGAGAGTCGATTTATGGACTGAAGTTTGAAGATgaaaattttgagttgaagcaTGAAAGGAAAGGGATGTTATCCATGGCGAATTGTGGTCCCAATACAAATGGGTCTCAATTTTTTATCACAACTACCCGAACTCCTCATCTAGACGGCAAACATGTTGTATTTGGGAAGGTAGTCAAAGGAATGGGAGTAGTCCGCTCGGTTGAGCATGTGACAACTGGAGATAATGATCGTCCTACACTTGATGTTAAAATCGTAGATTGTGGAGAAATTCCCGAAGGAGAAGATGATGGAATACTTGACTTTTTCAAGGATGGTGATACTTTCCCTGATTGGCCAGCAGACCTTGACGAGAGACCTGATGAGCTTCAGTGGTGGATGTATGCTGTAGACTCTATTAAAACTTTTGGAAATGGGTATTACAAG AAGCAAGACTATAAAATGGCTCAAAGAAAGTATCGCAAGGCTTTGCGCTACTTGGATGTTTGTTGGGAGAAAGAAGGGATTGATGGAG AGAAAAGCATAGCCTTGAGGAAAACTAAGTCTCAAATTTTTACAAACAGTTCT GCatgtaaattaaaattaggaGATCTTAAAGGAGCATTATTCGATGCTGAGTTTGCACTGCGTGAAGAGGACAACAATGTCAAAGCATTATTCCGGCAAGGACAG GCACATATGGCACTCCATGACATAGATGCTGCAGTTGAAAGCTTTAAAAATGCACTGGTCTTAGAGCCAAATGATG CTGGGATTAAGAAGGAACTTGCTGCTGCCAGGAAGAAG GTTGCTGATAGGCGTGACCAGGAGAAAAAGGCATATAGCAAGATGTTTCAATAA
- the LOC112717151 gene encoding uncharacterized protein isoform X2, whose amino-acid sequence MMERKEPEKQFEKLCKTSGIVTCLPGETSPVIRCLDKLKQQLPSQLRDPVDDVVWTDIGVSFDELRALCSQDKANAAIATKNGAVELLCSLSSKIPAATSQAALLSAFNALTALLHDVQSTGTFKISNGPRMIIGFLNDNKQNIDVLNSGFGVVASAATGDEILKESFMELKVDELIMEIMSIHKNAGIQNLYDAIRVLLTPDDSRVVASQVYGYARKFAKIGIAEALVDSLRAGLSSPDLVSACITLKAIAVNDEICKSISEIGGIDAILRCIEDSGEQGNKAVAKVCCSLLSKLAGSDTNKSEIVGKGGMDKLIKLSARFNDDPSVLQEIMSIISVLSLRSPENAARAVEAGAGDLAIQAMQKFPAAAQMQRNSCLMIRNLVARNPENRTVLLNNGVEKYIRKAKQTHANCKDAATDALRDLGVDGYNL is encoded by the exons ATGATGGAAAGGAAAGAACCTGAGAAACAATTTGAGAAATTATGCAAAACCTCAG gtaTTGTGACTTGCCTTCCGGGAGAGACCAGTCCCGTCATCCGGTGCCTCGATAAGCTCAAGCAGCAGCTGCCTTCTCAGCTTCGTGATCCAGTAGACGACGTCGTTTGGACTGACATCGGGGTGTCgtttgatgagcttagagcttTGTGCTCTCAAGACAAAGCCAATGCTGCTATTGCCACTAAGAATGGTGCGGTGGAGTTGCTTTGCTCTCTTTCTTCTAAGATTCCCGCTGCTACTTCTCAAGCGGCGCTTCTTTCGGCTTTCAATGCTTTGACAGCTTTGCTTCATG ATGTTCAAAGTACAGGAACATTTAAGATCAGCAATGGACCAAGGATGATAATTGGTTTCCTAAATGATAACAAGCAAAATATAGATGTCTTAAATAGTGGATTTGGCGTTGTGGCTTCAGCAGCAACTGGTGATGAGATTCTCAAGGAATCATTCATGGAGTTGAAAGTTGATGAGCTAATCATGGAGATAATGTCCATACATAAGAATGCTGGCATTCAAAATTTATATGATGCTATTCGTGTATTGTTAACACCCGATGATAGTCGAGTTGTAGCTTCACAA GTCTATGGTTATGCAAGAAAATTTGCAAAGATTGGTATTGCAGAAGCTCTTGTGGATTCTCTGCGTGCAGGACTCAGCTCCCCTGACCTAGTTTCAGCATGCATCACTTTGAAGGCCATTGCTGTAAAT GATGAAATATGTAAATCCATTTCTGAAATAGGTGGTATTGATGCAATACTCAGATGTATAGAGGACAGTGGTGAGCAAGGCAACAAAGCTGTGGCCAAAGTGTGTTGCTCATTACTTTCGAAG TTGGCAGGAAGTGATACAAATAAGAGTGAAATTGTTGGGAAAGGCGGGATGGATAAGCTAATCAAACTTTCAGCCAGGTTTAATGATGACCCTTCTGTTTTGCAAGAG attatgtcCATCATTTCTGTGCTTTCGTTAAGATCTCCAGAAAATGCAGCCCGTGCTGTTGAAGCAGGCGCTGGTGACCTTGCTATTCAGGCCATGCAGAAATTCCCTGCAGCAGCCCAAATGCAAAGAAACTCCTGTCTTATGATCAGAAATCTAGTAGCAAGAAATCCCGAGAACAG GACTGTACTGCTGAATAATGGAGTTGAGAAATACATAAGGAAGGCCAAGCAAACACACGCTAATTGTAAGGATGCTGCCACTGATGCGCTCAGGGATTTGGGTGTTGATGGTTACAACTTGTAG
- the LOC112717151 gene encoding uncharacterized protein isoform X1: MARSISQEAFDELVRENIDDLGMEPSEALQDAIHTLSLQGVNLSGIVTCLPGETSPVIRCLDKLKQQLPSQLRDPVDDVVWTDIGVSFDELRALCSQDKANAAIATKNGAVELLCSLSSKIPAATSQAALLSAFNALTALLHDVQSTGTFKISNGPRMIIGFLNDNKQNIDVLNSGFGVVASAATGDEILKESFMELKVDELIMEIMSIHKNAGIQNLYDAIRVLLTPDDSRVVASQVYGYARKFAKIGIAEALVDSLRAGLSSPDLVSACITLKAIAVNDEICKSISEIGGIDAILRCIEDSGEQGNKAVAKVCCSLLSKLAGSDTNKSEIVGKGGMDKLIKLSARFNDDPSVLQEIMSIISVLSLRSPENAARAVEAGAGDLAIQAMQKFPAAAQMQRNSCLMIRNLVARNPENRTVLLNNGVEKYIRKAKQTHANCKDAATDALRDLGVDGYNL; this comes from the exons ATGGCTCGTTCGATCTCGCAAGAAGCGTTCGACGAGCTGGTGAGAGAGAACATTGACGACCTCGGAATGGAGCCTTCGGAGGCCCTCCAAGACGCCATCCACACCCTCTCTCTCCAAGGCGTCAACCTCTccg gtaTTGTGACTTGCCTTCCGGGAGAGACCAGTCCCGTCATCCGGTGCCTCGATAAGCTCAAGCAGCAGCTGCCTTCTCAGCTTCGTGATCCAGTAGACGACGTCGTTTGGACTGACATCGGGGTGTCgtttgatgagcttagagcttTGTGCTCTCAAGACAAAGCCAATGCTGCTATTGCCACTAAGAATGGTGCGGTGGAGTTGCTTTGCTCTCTTTCTTCTAAGATTCCCGCTGCTACTTCTCAAGCGGCGCTTCTTTCGGCTTTCAATGCTTTGACAGCTTTGCTTCATG ATGTTCAAAGTACAGGAACATTTAAGATCAGCAATGGACCAAGGATGATAATTGGTTTCCTAAATGATAACAAGCAAAATATAGATGTCTTAAATAGTGGATTTGGCGTTGTGGCTTCAGCAGCAACTGGTGATGAGATTCTCAAGGAATCATTCATGGAGTTGAAAGTTGATGAGCTAATCATGGAGATAATGTCCATACATAAGAATGCTGGCATTCAAAATTTATATGATGCTATTCGTGTATTGTTAACACCCGATGATAGTCGAGTTGTAGCTTCACAA GTCTATGGTTATGCAAGAAAATTTGCAAAGATTGGTATTGCAGAAGCTCTTGTGGATTCTCTGCGTGCAGGACTCAGCTCCCCTGACCTAGTTTCAGCATGCATCACTTTGAAGGCCATTGCTGTAAAT GATGAAATATGTAAATCCATTTCTGAAATAGGTGGTATTGATGCAATACTCAGATGTATAGAGGACAGTGGTGAGCAAGGCAACAAAGCTGTGGCCAAAGTGTGTTGCTCATTACTTTCGAAG TTGGCAGGAAGTGATACAAATAAGAGTGAAATTGTTGGGAAAGGCGGGATGGATAAGCTAATCAAACTTTCAGCCAGGTTTAATGATGACCCTTCTGTTTTGCAAGAG attatgtcCATCATTTCTGTGCTTTCGTTAAGATCTCCAGAAAATGCAGCCCGTGCTGTTGAAGCAGGCGCTGGTGACCTTGCTATTCAGGCCATGCAGAAATTCCCTGCAGCAGCCCAAATGCAAAGAAACTCCTGTCTTATGATCAGAAATCTAGTAGCAAGAAATCCCGAGAACAG GACTGTACTGCTGAATAATGGAGTTGAGAAATACATAAGGAAGGCCAAGCAAACACACGCTAATTGTAAGGATGCTGCCACTGATGCGCTCAGGGATTTGGGTGTTGATGGTTACAACTTGTAG
- the LOC112717154 gene encoding isoliquiritigenin 2'-O-methyltransferase — MSSSNNNSQKEVDHDALTKASSVALAQVFSSVLEAAVDMNLFEIISKAESSLGMSASEIASKLPKQHSEMGSRLERMLPSLVAHSLLSCSIRTINEDGDTERVYAVSPVGQYFRRSHDQSENSLAALSTLIYRGYRHVWKDTKDAILDANNHNHFQRMYGKMAFEYMETDRELGNLFGEAMSQAGPLGVKSILDAYKGGFDGISTLIDVGGGYGQVLKQILFQYPSIKGINFDLPHVVKNAPPHPGIEHIGGDMFESVPKGDAILIKHVCHNWGDEECVKFLRKCYEALPADGKVIVLEILVPEIPKSTSKDICAVDMDYSMFLVHGGKERTEKQYEKLCKRSGFSRFKVACNDSSAIDAVMEFYK, encoded by the exons ATGAGTTCCAGCAATAATAATTCCCAGAAGGAGGTTGACCATGATGCTTTGACTAAAGCTTCTTCAGTAGCACTTGCTCAAGTGTTTTCTTCAGTCTTGGAGGCTGCTGTTGATATGAACTTGTTTGAGATCATATCAAAGGCAGAGAGCTCGTTAGGCATGTCAGCTTCTGAGATTGCGTCTAAGCTTCCAAAGCAACACAGTGAGATGGGTAGTAGACTTGAACGCATGCTGCCATCATTGGTGGCTCATTCTCTTCTCTCTTGCTCCATTCGCACCATTAATGAAGACGGTGACACTGAGAGGGTTTATGCAGTTTCCCCTGTTGGACAATACTTTAGACGTAGTCATGATCAATCGGAAAACTCCTTGGCTGCACTCTCAACTTTAATCTATCGAGGATATCGTCATGTTTG GAAAGATACAAAAGATGCAATATTGGATGCTAACAATCACAACCATTTCCAAAGAATGTATGGAAAGATGGCATTTGAATATATGGAAACAGACAGAGAGTTAGGTAACCTTTTCGGAGAAGCAATGTCTCAAGCAGGGCCTTTAGGAGTGAAATCAATCCTTGATGCATATAAAGGAGGCTTTGATGGAATATCAACGTTAATTGATGTAGGAGGTGGATATGGACAAGTCCTCAAACAAATTCTCTTCCAATATCCATCAATTAaaggaattaattttgatttgccTCATGTTGTGAAAAACGCACCCCCTCATCCAG GGATAGAGCATATCGGGGGAGACATGTTTGAAAGTGTTCCAAAAGGTGATGCCATTTTGATCAAG CATGTATGTCATAACTGGGGAGATGAAGAATGTGTCAAGTTTTTGAGAAAGTGCTACGAAGCTTTGCCAGCAGATGGGAAGGTTATAGTTTTGGAAATTTTAGTGCCAGAAATTCCCAAGTCGACATCAAAGGATATTTGTGCTGTGGACATGGATTACAGTATGTTTCTAGTTCATGGTGGAAAGGAAAGAACCGAGAAACAATATGAGAAATTATGCAAGAGGTCGGGATTCTCCAGATTTAAGGTTGCTTGCAATGATTCAAGTGCCATTGATGCAGTGATGGagttttacaaataa
- the LOC112717155 gene encoding isoliquiritigenin 2'-O-methyltransferase: MNMMSSITTKEDYDDAFTKASSFAFAQVFPAILNAAIDMNLFDIISKAESSLGMSASEIASKIPKQHSEMGSRLERMLPSLVAHSLLTCSIRTINEDGDTERVYAVSPVGQYYTTHEQRGSLAAMSTLVYRGYRHLWTDTKDAILDANNDNHFEKVYGKLPFEYMETDKELGNIYEQAMSQAGSLGMKSTLDAYKGFEGVSTLVDVGGGYGQVLKQILFHYPSIQKAINFDLPRVVTNAPPHPGIEHIGGDMFKNVPKGDAILLKHVCHNFGDEECVKVLRNCYEALPPHGKVIVLDTLLPEIPKSTSSKDTQAVDLDFLIFLFHGGKERTEKQFEKLCKASGFSRFQVACNDSSIIVAVMEFYK, from the exons ATGAATATGATGAGTTCAATAACCACCAAGGAGGATTATGATGATGCTTTCACCAAAGCTTCTTCCTTCGCATTTGCTCAGGTGTTTCCTGCAATCTTGAACGCTGCTATTGATATGAACTTGTTTGATATCATATCAAAGGCAGAGAGTTCGTTAGGCATGTCAGCTTCTGAGATTGCATCTAAGATTCCAAAGCAACACAGTGAGATGGGTAGCAGACTTGAACGCATGCTGCCATCTTTGGTGGCTCATTCTCTTCTGACTTGCTCCATTCGCACCATTAATGAAGACGGTGACACTGAAAGAGTTTATGCAGTTTCTCCTGTTGGACAATACTATACTACTCATGAACAACGAGGCTCCTTGGCTGCAATGTCAACTTTAGTCTATCGAGGATACCGTCATCTTTG gacaGATACAAAGGATGCAATATTGGATGCTAACAATGACAATCATTTCGAAAAAGTGTATGGAAAGTTGCCATTTGAATATATGGAGACAGATAAAGAGTTAGGTAATATTTACGAGCAAGCAATGTCACAAGCTGGCTCTTTAGGAATGAAATCAACCCTTGATGCATATAAAGGCTTTGAGGGAGTATCAACGTTAGTTGATGTTGGAGGTGGATACGGACAAGTCCTCAAACAAATTCTCTTCCACTATCCATCAATTCAAAAAGCAATTAATTTTGATTTGCCTCGTGTTGTCACAAATGCACCCCCTCATCCAG GGATAGAGCATATTGGAGGAGACATGTTTAAAAATGTTCCAAAAGGTGATGCCATTTTACTCAAG CATGTATGTCATAATTTTGGAGATGAAGAATGTGTCAAGGTTTTAAGAAACTGCTATGAAGCTTTGCCACCACATGGGAAGGTCATAGTTTTGGATACTTTATTGCCAGAAATTCCGAAATCAACATCGTCTAAGGATACTCAAGCTGTGGATCTGGATTTTCTTATCTTTCTATTTCATGGTGGAAAGGAAAGAACTGAAAAACAATTTGAGAAATTATGCAAGGCCTCAGGATTTTCACGGTTTCAGGTTGCTTGCAATGATTCCTCAATTATCGTTGCAGTCATGGagttttacaaataa